Genomic window (Leptotrichia sp. oral taxon 212):
CTGTAAGAAACAGAAAAGCAGAAATTGAAAAACTTCCAAGTGTTGTTCTTGTAATGCAGCCTCAGTCTCAAATGGAAGAAATGGGATATAATGATCTTATATATGGATGGGATTTAAACCATTATGTACCATCATTTGTAAATCCTAATGAAATATTAGATGGAGCTATTATATCAGGTTCATTTATGCCTGCATCATCAAAATGGTCAACATATGATATGCAGAACTTCCCTATAATTAAGGAATTGTACAAGGAACATGGAAAATCACTTAATTTCCTTGGAGTTATACTTTCAAACCTTAATGTTTCACTGGAGCAGAAAGAAAGATCGGCAATATTTGTAGCGAATCTTGCAAAAGCTCTGGGAGCAGACGGAGCAATAGTAACTGAGGAAGGATATGGAAATCCTGATACAGATTACATAAGATGTATAGTTGCTCTGGAAGATGTCGGAGTTAAGGTAGTAGGAATAAGTAATGAATGTACAGGAAGGGATGGAGCGAGTCAGCCGCTTGTTGTACTTGATGAAAAAGCAGATGCTTTAGTTTCTACAGGAAACGTATCTGAAATGATAGAACTGCCTGCCGCAAAAAAAGTTATAGGGGAGCTTCAGTCATTAGCAAGAGATGGATTATCCGGAGGTTGGGCAGATGATGAAATTTTAGGTCCAAGTGTAAGAAAAGATGGTTCAATTATAATGGAAAACAACGCAATGTTCTGTGGAGATGCTATAGCAGGATGGTCTATAAAAACAATGAAAGAATTCTAGTATAAATTTTATAAATATCCATTACAGGAAACTCATTTAGAGGAGGGAAATTATGAAAAAAGCGATTCATTATATAAACCAGTTTTTTGGAGGAATAGGTGGAGAAGATAAGGCCGACTTCAAACCTGTTCTAAAAGAAGGAGTTATAGGTCCAGGAATGGCTCTTAACTCATTAATGAAGGAAGTTGAGATAACTCATACAATTATCTGTGGAGATAATTATATGGGATCTAATAAGGAAGAAGCTGTATCAGAAATTATGGATCTTATAAAAGATCTGAAATTTGACTTCTTTATAGCAGGACCTGCATTTCAGGCAGGAAGATACGGTGTCGCATGTGGTAACATATGTGTAGCTGTAAAAGAAAAATATGATATCCCTGTATTGACTTCAATGAATGTTGAAAATCCAGGAGTAGAAATGTTTAAAAAACAGTTGCCGATTTTTAAAGGTGGACATTCAGCCGCTTCGATGAAGGATGATGCAAAACTTATTGCAAATTATGCTGATAAATTGGCAAAAAATGAAACACTTGATGGAGCAGAAGAAAACGGATACTTCTCAAGAGGAATAAGACATCAGATATGGCTTGACTCTAAAGAAAGTGCTGCTAAGCGTGGTGTAGATATGCTAATTAAAAAACTTAATGGAGAAGAGTTTAAAACAGAATTACCTATATCTAAGAAGGATTTAATACCTGTTGCAACTCCTATAAAAAATTTAAAAGAAGCTAAGATAGCTCTACTTACGACAGGAGGTATCGTACCTGTGGACAACCCTGACAGAATACAGTCTGCATCAGCTACAAGATGGGGAAGATATGATATTTCCAAAATGGATAGACTTAAATCAGGAGAATTTAAAACAATCCACGCCGGATTTGACCCTGCAGCGGCAGATAATGATCCAAACGTAATAGTGCCACTTGATGTTATGAAAGATTTACAGAAAAAAGGTGTATATGGTAAACTGCATGATTATTTCTATAGTACTGTTGGTACTGGAACTACTCAGGCAGAAGCATCGAGAATGGGAAAAGAAATGCTTGAATATCTTAAGGCGGATAATGTAGACGGTGTAATAATGGTTTCTACCTGAGGAACTTGTACGCGTTGCGGTGCAACGATAGTAAAAGAAATCGAGAAAGAAGGAATACCTATAGTTCAGATGTGTAACTTAGTTCCTGTTGCTCTTACTGTAGGAGTCAACAAAATAGTTCCAACAATATCGATTCCTTATCCTTTAGGAGATCCTGCTACGCCTAAAGAGGAACAATATGAACTAAGGGAACATAGAGTTTCAGTAGCATTAGAAGCATTGACAAAAGATGTGGATGGACAAACTGTATTTAAGGTTTAGATACATGAAGCTGACTGAGGACTCTTATATGGGTCCTCTTTCTATAAAATTTCTTGGAGGGCTTTTTATGTCAAAATTAGAAATTGCAAGTACCTCAGCTGATTTAGGAAAAGGAGATTTTAAAACAAGTGTAAAATTGGATCTTCGATTTGGAATAGCGATATCAGTTCTTGCAGGAATGTGTTATGGGCTTTATTCTGCTTTTATTTCACTGGCAATGAACAGAGGAATCTGGAGTGAATGGAAAGGAGCAGGCACTGTACTTTCAAAATTTGCAGTCATATATATTGTCGGAGCGTTAGGAACAGCCTTAAATGACTCTATAAGTGCAATCTGGGCATGGATTATAATCATAAAGAAAAGAAAATTTAGAGATGTTTTTGAAGCTCTTAAAACAAAACATGGGAAAAATATTGTTATTGCGGCAATAATAGGGGCTCCTATTGCAGGAACAGCATATATAACTGCATTACAGATGTCAGGTCCTATTATTATTCCTATTGCATCATTAACACCAGCTACAGGAGCAATACTGGGAAGAATAGTATTAAAACAGAAATTAAATGCAAGAAAAATTTTCGGAGTTTTTATCTGTGCTTCAGCCGGATTTATGATAGGAATGAGCAGTGTCAGGGAAATAAATAGTATTAACATATTTTTAGGATTGCTTATTGCGCTTGTTGCAGCTTTTGGATGGGGACTTGAAGGAGCTATAGCTGGTCATAGCACAACATTTATTGATTATGAAATTGGAATTACAATTAGACAGACAGTTTCAGGAATTTGTAATTTTTTTGTTATACTGCCAGTTTTAGGTATTCTAAATGGTAATATGCTAACTGTATTACAGATGCTGAAAGGAGCTGTAACCGATTCTTCAATCATATTTTTTATTATCAGTGGATTTTTTGGACTTTATGCATTTTCCTTATGGTATAAGGGAAATTCAATATGTGGTGCGGCACTGGGAATGGCATGTAATGCATCTTCTTTCTGGGGGCCGTTTTTCTGTTGGCTTCTTCTGGGAGTTATTTTAGGTGAAAAAGGCTGGTCTGTAGCACCCGTAGTATGGGTGGGAGCTGCACTGATAATAACAGGAATAACTTTTATAGCTTTGAATCCCTTAGATTTCTTTAAAAAGAAAAGCTAGTTCTTTATATTAGCTTTTAGAATTTTCTTTTGGGAAAAGTTTGGTTTTTACATTATTTTTTAAAATAGATTGTATATTTCTAGAATAAAATTTTCTTTGCCCTTTCTCGCAGATTTTCCTTTTTTAATGAAGCAATACAGACAAGGTCATTTCCTTTTTCATAATAAGGATTTTTCTGAAGAAAAAATTTTACATGATTATCTCTGAGTTCTTTATTTGTAATGTCAGCAATTCCTTCCTTGAGTGAGTCTTTTATATCATTATATTCAATGACTCCTGTAACAGGATTGTATTCTTCAGGGTAGTGGATGCATCCAAAAAAGTCCATCAGGGATTTTATTTCTGGAGGAGTAGTTTCCTTGAAATTTGGATAAAATTTTTTAAGAAAAGTAGGTAAAATTTTGTAAGTCTTATGACCTTTTACAATGAGAAACCAATAAAAATTATCATACTGTTCTCCATATGTAAAGAAAAATTTTGAAAAAACCTGAAACAGTGAAAAGCTTCCCCAGTTTTCCTTATGAATGACCGTATCTCCAGAAAATACACCATGTATATTTTTCCCTTTATAATTTAATGTTAATATTTTCTGAGTGGAAAATCCTTTTATCCTGTTTTCTCTATCTTTAAGAATAATACAATAGTCTTTCTCTAAAAAATCTTTAAAAAAGTTTTTTTCAGTAATATTATTGTAAAATTCTACCATTAAAAAATACATTTCTTTAAGCTGTTTTTTTGAAACTTGATTTATTTTTACAATGCTTCCTTCTAAGTCCATAGTAAATCCGCTCCTAAATTTTGAATTATTTTTTAATATATTATCTGATTTATGATTTTTTCAATTTAATTATACTGCTTTATAGAAATATTTACAACTGAAAAATAAAAACTGTCCCCTAAATAAAAGTTACAACTTCCTGTTTACTTTTAAATACCAAAGGACAGTTTTATTAATTTTCTCATTTTAATTTTAACATTCTTCAATTATTTTCCTTTAAAGTTATCTTTTTGCAACTATTGAAAATGTAAATTTATCCGGACGATAGGAAATTGTCCCATATTCAAAAAGGCTTCCGTTTGAGAGATAGGCATACGTTTCAATAACAACAACCATTTCATACTTTTTTAAATCCATATGTTCTTTTTCTTCAGAAGTTGCATATCTGAATTTTATTTCCCTTCTTGAATGGGAAATTTTTAAATTAAGTTCATTTTCCAAATATTCATAAATAGATTTTTGAGAAATTTCCTTGCTCAGAAAAGGAATAATTCTCCTGTCAAAATACGAAACATCATATTCAAGCTTTTCTCCATCCAGAGAACGTGTACGGACAACTTTATAAAAATCATTATCTTTAGTAGCATGAAAAATATCTATTAGTTTTTTATCGTCCTGAATTATATAAAGACTGATAAGATTGGTTTTTATATTCAGATTTTCAGCTTTATTCAGCTCCTGTGAAGTCTGAAGTGAAGAAAGGGATACATTTTTTAAGTATCCTCTTTCAAGTATTAAAGAATTTTTTCCTTTTATCTTTTGAATATACCCTTCCAGTTCCAAAATTGAAAGAGCTTTTCTTATGGTGTCTTTCGAGTAGGAATATTCATTTGCCAGCTCAGACTCGCTGTTCAGAAACTCTCCAGGCTTTAATATCCCATCTCTTATTCTGTTTTTTATATCGTTGTATACATCTTTGTATTTGCTCATATTATTCTGCTTCCTTATTTGAAAAATTATCTCGAATATATTTTAGTTAATTTTGCAATTTTTTCTGCCAGTTCATCAGTAAGAACTCCCTGTTTCAGACGCCATTGCCAATTGCCTGAAGCAACACCAGGAGTATTTATTCTAGCTTCACTTCCAAGACCTAGGAAATCCTGAACTGGAGATATTGCCATGCAGGCAACTGAGCTCCATGCACCTCTTATTGCATCCCAATGGATTTCTTCATCTGCTCTCGAATTTAGATAATTTCTTGCAAACTCTCTATCTTCTTCTTTTGCTTTCTGGAACCATCCGACTAATGTATCATTATCATGAGTTCCTGTGTAAACGACACAGTTTCTTGTATATGTATGTGGAAGATAATCGTTTTCTTCACCTGAATCAAATGCAAATCCTAAAATTTTCATTCCTGGAAAACCTGTAGCTTCTCTCAAGTCAATAACTCCCTGTGTCATAAGTCCTAGATCTTCAGCAATAATAGGTAATTCACCTAATTGAGATTTAATAGCATTAAATAAATCAATTCCTGGACCTGGTTCCCATTGTCCATTTATAGCAGTATCATCACCATATGGAACAGCCCAGTATGCTTCAAATCCTCTAAAATGATCGATTCTTATTATATCGCAAGTTGAAAGGTTTGCCCTTACTCTTTCAACCCACCAGTTATAGTTAGTATCTCTTAATTTTTCCCAGTTGTAAAGTGGATTTCCCCATAATTGTCCTGTTGCACTGAAATAATCAGGTGGAACACCGGCTACTTTAACAGGTTTTCTTTCTTTATCAAACAGGAATATTTCCGGATTTGCCCATGCGTCAGAACTGTCTGCCGCAACAAATATCGGTATATCACCTATTATTTTTATACCATTTTCATTTGCATATCTTTTTACATCGCCCCATTGTTTAAAGAATAGGAACTGTATAAAATTATGATATTCGATATCGTCTGCAAGTTCATTTTTATAATGTTCCATTGCTGCATTTTCTCTATTTTTTATATCCTGTGGCCATTCATTCCATGGAAGTCCATTAAAATGGTTTTTCAATGAAATATAGAGACTGTAGTCATTTAGCCATGAACTGTTTTCCCTTTTGAAATTTTCAAGAGCACCTTTCATTTCACTGTTATCAGAAGATTTAAAATTTTCATATGCCTTTCTTAATAAAGGATATTTCTGATTATATATAGCCCCATAATCTATGTACTCTTCGTTGTCTCCAAAAAATATGTCTTTAAGGTCTTCTTCTGAAAGAAGATGAGCTTCAATAAGTAAGTCAAAATCAATAAGATAAGGATTTCCAGCAAAAGATGAAAACGATTGATATGGAGAGTCTCCATATCCTGTAGGTCCTAAAGGGAATATTTGCCATAATTTCTGGTTAGATTTTTTCAGAAAATCAATAAAAGCATAAGCTTCTTTTCCTAAAGTTCCAATACCATATTTTCCCGGAAGGGAAGTAGGATGGAATAAAATACCTGAGCTTCTTTCAAACATATACATCTCCTCCTAAATTAGTTTATATTTTAAATATAGCTCATTTTTCCAAAAAAGTCAACAGATCAAAGTATACATTTTCGGAAAAATATTTTAAAAAAATAAAACATTTACGTAAATGTATTGACAAATAAAAAAATAAGGATTATAATGTGAATCGAAAATTTATTATGAAAGGAATAAAAATAAGGACAATGAATAATAATTTTACAGAATTTTTGAAACGTGAGGGTAACAAAGAATTAAAAGAAATGACAAATCAGGAAATTTATTATAAGCTTTTAGAATATGTAAAAGAAGAAGCTGAAAAAAAATCGGAGAATAAATCAAAGAAAAAGATATATTATATATCAGCAGAATTTCTGATAGGAAAGTTACTTTCAAATAACCTTATTAATCTTGGAATATATAAAGAAATAAGGGAAGAACTGAAAAATGCAGGAAAAAAATTAAGCGATATAGAAGAACTGGAAACAGAACCATCATTAGGAAATGGTGGACTTGGGAGATTGGCTTCATGTTTTGTAGATTCAATGTCTACTTTGGGAATAAATGGGGAAGGTATAGGACTTAATTATCATTGTGGACTTTTTAAGCAGGTTTTTAAACAGAATGAGCAGAATGCTGAACCAAATTACTGGATAGAAGATGAAAGCTGGTTAAGAGATACAAATATAGGATATGAAGTGAAATTTAAGAATTTCACTTTAAATTCAAAACTGAAGAGAATTGATATACTTGGATATGAAAAAGATACAAAGAACTATCTGAATTTATTTGATATTGAAAGTGTTGATTACAATCTGATAGAAGAAGGAATAACTTTTGATGAGGAAATTATAGAAAAAAACCTTACACTGTTCCTGTATCCTGATGACAGTACTAAAAAAGGGGAACTGTTACGTATATATCAGCAGTATTTTATGGTTTCAAATGCGGCAAGACTTATCATTGCCGAAGCTTTAGAAAAAGGAAGTAATATCCATGACCTTGCAGATTATGCTTTCGTTCAGATAAATGATACTCATCCGAGTATGGTAATTCCTGAATTAATTAGAATTATGACAGAAGAATATAAAATTTCTTTTGAAGAATCTGTAAAAATTGTTACAGCAATGACAGGATATACAAACCATACAATATTAGCAGAAGCGCTTGAAAAATGGCCTTTGGAATATCTGGAAGAAGTTGTACCTGAGATAGTTGAAATAATAAAAAAGCTTGATAAAATTGTAAAAAAGAAATATAATAATGAAAACGTACAAATTATAGATAAGGAAGACAGAGTCCACATGGCAAATATGGACATACATTTTTCATCAAGTGTAAATGGGGTAGCTTATCTGCACACTGAAATTTTGAAGAACAGTGAACTTAAGGATTTTTATGAAATCTATCCTGAAAAATTTAACAACAAGACAAACGGAATTACATTCAGAAGATGGCTTGAAAGCTGTAATGAAGATCTTGCAGATTATATAAAGGAGTTAATCGGTACAGGCTATCTGACAGATGCAGAAAAACTGGAAGAACTTTTGAAATTTTCTGATAATAAGGAAGTATATGAAAAACTGGAAAAAATAAAAAAAGAAAACAAGCTGAAACTGAAGGAATATCTGCAGCATACACAAGGTATCGTAATAGATGAAAACAGCATAATTGATACACAGATAAAAAGATTCCATGAATATAAGCGTCAGCAGATGAATGCTTTATATGTAATAAAGAAATATCTTGACATAAAGAATGGAAAACTTCCTGAAAGAAAAATAACAGTACTTTTTGGTGGAAAAGCGGCTCCGGCATACATTATTGCACAGGATATAATTCATCTGATACTTTGCCTGTCAGAAATTATAAATAATGATCCTGAAGTAAATAAGTATCTGAATGTATATCTGGTTGAAAACTATAATGTAGGACTGGCTGAAAAAATAATTCCTGCAACGGATATTTCAGAACAGATTTCTCTTGCATCAAAAGAAGCAAGTGGAACAGGAAATATGAAATTTATGTTAAATGGTGCATTAACTCTAGGAACAATGGATGGAGCAAATGTTGAAATCTGTGAACTTGTAGGTAAAGAAAATATTTATATTTTTGGAAAACATAGTGACGAAATAATAGAATTATATGAAAAGGAAGGATATGTTTCAAAAGACTACTATAAACAGGAAGGTATTAAAGAAGTGGTTGATTTTATTACTTCAAAAGAACTTGTTAAACTAGGAAACATTGAAAGACTGGAAAGACTACATAATGAACTTATAAATAAGGACTGGTTCATGACACTTATTGATTTTAAAGAATATTATGAAGTTAAGGAAAAAATGCTGTCAGATTATGAAAATAAGGAACTTTGGTATAAAAAAGTAATAAATAATATAGCTAAAGCGGGATTCTTTTCTTCTGACAGAACAATAAGACAATATGAAAATGAAATATGGAAAACAAAAGATAAAAAATAATCATTATTTATAGTGTTTAGAGCTGTTTCAAATTTTATTTTGGAACAGTTTTATCCCTCTTTAGATTCAAAGGAAAAAAATAACATGATTATAAAATGTAAAGTTATAATAAAATTTAGAAGAAAGGAGAGGTGAAATTATGAAACTGTTGACTATCAATGTTCATGCCTGGATAGAGGAAAATCAGGATGAAAAGATGGAAACACTGGCAAAAGTAATTGCAGAAAAGGACTATGATGTGATAGCTATGCAGGAAGTAAATCAGTCTATGAACAGTCCTGTAATTTTTAGAGCAATACGGCAGGATAATTATGGATGGGTACTTCTAGATAAGATAAGCAAATATACTGATAGAACCTATTACTATCATTGGAGCAATTCACATATTGGATATGATAAATATGATGAAGGTCTTGCAATTATAACAAAGCATAAGCTTCTGAATGTAGATGAATTTTATTGTACTAGGGCTCAGAGTGTAAATACAATTACTTCAAGAAGAATTAATAGTGCAACAATTGAATATAAGGGTCAAATTATAGAATTTTATACTTGTCATATGAATCTGCCTACAAATAAAGAAGAAAAAATGTCAGATAACATACAGAGAATATTGAAAAGAAGTCAAACTGATAATTTAAAGATACTAATGGGAGATTTTAATACTGATGCAATAAATAATCCTGAAGACTACAAGAAAATTCTCTCTCAGGGACTATACGATACTTACACTGATGCCATTGAAAAGGATAGTGGAATTACAGTAGGCGGAAATATTGATGGATGGAGTAAAAGTAAGGAAGATAAACGTATAGATTATATTTTCAGCAATAGGAAAATAAAAGTTCTAAATAGTAAAGTGATATTCAATGGTAAAAATCATCCAGTTGTATCAGATCATTATGGTTTGGAAGTTATTCTGGATATGTAATAATAAAAGATATTTTAAATGTAATACGAAAATGAAATAAAAAATGAAAAAGATTTACGTAAATGTGTTGACAAATTAAAAAAATGTGGTATATTTAAAATATGGAAGATTAAATTAAATATATAAAAATTTTAGGAGGTAGTAAAAATGATGAAAAAAATCCAACGTTTTGGTGGAGCAATGATGGCGCCAGTTCTATTGTTTGCATTTACGGGGATAGTAGTAGGACTTGCATCAGTATTCACTAATACGCAAGTTGTGGGGAAAATTGCTGAAGAGGGTACAATGTGGTATAACTTCTGGTATGTGGTTGCAGAAGGTGGTTGGACAGTATTTAGACAAATGCCTTTATTATTTGCAATAGGATTACCAATAAGTTTGGCAACAAAGACAAATGCAAGAGCATGTCTGGAAACATTTGCATTATATATGACATTTAACTATTTTGTATCTGCTATATTAAAGGTATTCTATGGAATAGATGCAGCTAAACAAATAGCAGACGGTGTAACAGGTTATTCTTCAATAGCTGGGGTTCCAACAATAGATACAAGTTTATTTGGTGGTATTCTAATCGCAGCGTTGGTAGTATATATACATAATAAATACTTTGACAAGAAATTACCTGATTTCTTAGGAGTATTCCAAGGTTCAGTATTTGTATATATTATAGGATTTATAGTTATGATTCCTTGTGCATTTTTAACAGTATTAATCTGGCCTAAAGTTCAAATGGGAATTGGTGCAATGCAAGGATTTATGAAAGCTTCAGGAGTATTTGGAGTATGGGTTTATACATTCTTAGAAAGAATATTAATACCTACAGGATTACACCACTTTGTTTACACACCATTTGTATTTGGTCCGGCAGTAGTTCCTAACGGAATTCAAGTTTACTGGGTTGAACACATAAAAGAATTTGCTCAAAGTACAGAAGCATTAAAAACTTTATTCCCAGGTGGAGGATTTGCATTACATGGAAACTCAAAAATATTTGGTGCAGCAGGAATAGCACTTGCTA
Coding sequences:
- a CDS encoding alpha-glucoside-specific PTS transporter subunit IIBC, whose amino-acid sequence is MMKKIQRFGGAMMAPVLLFAFTGIVVGLASVFTNTQVVGKIAEEGTMWYNFWYVVAEGGWTVFRQMPLLFAIGLPISLATKTNARACLETFALYMTFNYFVSAILKVFYGIDAAKQIADGVTGYSSIAGVPTIDTSLFGGILIAALVVYIHNKYFDKKLPDFLGVFQGSVFVYIIGFIVMIPCAFLTVLIWPKVQMGIGAMQGFMKASGVFGVWVYTFLERILIPTGLHHFVYTPFVFGPAVVPNGIQVYWVEHIKEFAQSTEALKTLFPGGGFALHGNSKIFGAAGIALAMYATAKPEKKKTVAALLIPIVFTAVVSGITEPLEFTFLFIAPLLFAVHAFLAATMAATMYAFGVVGNMGGGLLDFLFLNWIPMFKNHSGTVIIQIVIGLIFTVIYFFVFKFLIQKMNLKTPGREDEDEEMKLYTKADYKAKHGEGAAAASGSSDDQYMDQAIIILEALGGKDNIEELNNCATRLRVSVKDESKLAKDAAFKAGGAHGVVRKGKAVQVIIGLTVPQVRERIENLVK
- a CDS encoding glycine/sarcosine/betaine reductase component B subunit, which codes for MKKLRIHNFHVKDVVFGEKTKYENEILYINKEEALNFIKEDKHITSLDIEIAKPGEDIRIVPVKEAVEPRARKDGRAAFPGVTGDLAPCGEGDLYALKGVSVLGVGMHWGSFGDGLVDMSGEGQKYTIYGELINICLVADTDEEFERYEQQKKNRAIRWASHKFSEYLAKTVLEQTTNDIEEYNFEAVRNRKAEIEKLPSVVLVMQPQSQMEEMGYNDLIYGWDLNHYVPSFVNPNEILDGAIISGSFMPASSKWSTYDMQNFPIIKELYKEHGKSLNFLGVILSNLNVSLEQKERSAIFVANLAKALGADGAIVTEEGYGNPDTDYIRCIVALEDVGVKVVGISNECTGRDGASQPLVVLDEKADALVSTGNVSEMIELPAAKKVIGELQSLARDGLSGGWADDEILGPSVRKDGSIIMENNAMFCGDAIAGWSIKTMKEF
- a CDS encoding endonuclease/exonuclease/phosphatase family protein; this encodes MKLLTINVHAWIEENQDEKMETLAKVIAEKDYDVIAMQEVNQSMNSPVIFRAIRQDNYGWVLLDKISKYTDRTYYYHWSNSHIGYDKYDEGLAIITKHKLLNVDEFYCTRAQSVNTITSRRINSATIEYKGQIIEFYTCHMNLPTNKEEKMSDNIQRILKRSQTDNLKILMGDFNTDAINNPEDYKKILSQGLYDTYTDAIEKDSGITVGGNIDGWSKSKEDKRIDYIFSNRKIKVLNSKVIFNGKNHPVVSDHYGLEVILDM
- a CDS encoding GntR family transcriptional regulator — protein: MSKYKDVYNDIKNRIRDGILKPGEFLNSESELANEYSYSKDTIRKALSILELEGYIQKIKGKNSLILERGYLKNVSLSSLQTSQELNKAENLNIKTNLISLYIIQDDKKLIDIFHATKDNDFYKVVRTRSLDGEKLEYDVSYFDRRIIPFLSKEISQKSIYEYLENELNLKISHSRREIKFRYATSEEKEHMDLKKYEMVVVIETYAYLSNGSLFEYGTISYRPDKFTFSIVAKR
- the malQ gene encoding 4-alpha-glucanotransferase codes for the protein MFERSSGILFHPTSLPGKYGIGTLGKEAYAFIDFLKKSNQKLWQIFPLGPTGYGDSPYQSFSSFAGNPYLIDFDLLIEAHLLSEEDLKDIFFGDNEEYIDYGAIYNQKYPLLRKAYENFKSSDNSEMKGALENFKRENSSWLNDYSLYISLKNHFNGLPWNEWPQDIKNRENAAMEHYKNELADDIEYHNFIQFLFFKQWGDVKRYANENGIKIIGDIPIFVAADSSDAWANPEIFLFDKERKPVKVAGVPPDYFSATGQLWGNPLYNWEKLRDTNYNWWVERVRANLSTCDIIRIDHFRGFEAYWAVPYGDDTAINGQWEPGPGIDLFNAIKSQLGELPIIAEDLGLMTQGVIDLREATGFPGMKILGFAFDSGEENDYLPHTYTRNCVVYTGTHDNDTLVGWFQKAKEEDREFARNYLNSRADEEIHWDAIRGAWSSVACMAISPVQDFLGLGSEARINTPGVASGNWQWRLKQGVLTDELAEKIAKLTKIYSR
- the grdH gene encoding betaine reductase selenoprotein B, whose protein sequence is MKKAIHYINQFFGGIGGEDKADFKPVLKEGVIGPGMALNSLMKEVEITHTIICGDNYMGSNKEEAVSEIMDLIKDLKFDFFIAGPAFQAGRYGVACGNICVAVKEKYDIPVLTSMNVENPGVEMFKKQLPIFKGGHSAASMKDDAKLIANYADKLAKNETLDGAEENGYFSRGIRHQIWLDSKESAAKRGVDMLIKKLNGEEFKTELPISKKDLIPVATPIKNLKEAKIALLTTGGIVPVDNPDRIQSASATRWGRYDISKMDRLKSGEFKTIHAGFDPAAADNDPNVIVPLDVMKDLQKKGVYGKLHDYFYSTVGTGTTQAEASRMGKEMLEYLKADNVDGVIMVSTUGTCTRCGATIVKEIEKEGIPIVQMCNLVPVALTVGVNKIVPTISIPYPLGDPATPKEEQYELREHRVSVALEALTKDVDGQTVFKV
- the glgP gene encoding glycogen/starch/alpha-glucan family phosphorylase; this encodes MNRKFIMKGIKIRTMNNNFTEFLKREGNKELKEMTNQEIYYKLLEYVKEEAEKKSENKSKKKIYYISAEFLIGKLLSNNLINLGIYKEIREELKNAGKKLSDIEELETEPSLGNGGLGRLASCFVDSMSTLGINGEGIGLNYHCGLFKQVFKQNEQNAEPNYWIEDESWLRDTNIGYEVKFKNFTLNSKLKRIDILGYEKDTKNYLNLFDIESVDYNLIEEGITFDEEIIEKNLTLFLYPDDSTKKGELLRIYQQYFMVSNAARLIIAEALEKGSNIHDLADYAFVQINDTHPSMVIPELIRIMTEEYKISFEESVKIVTAMTGYTNHTILAEALEKWPLEYLEEVVPEIVEIIKKLDKIVKKKYNNENVQIIDKEDRVHMANMDIHFSSSVNGVAYLHTEILKNSELKDFYEIYPEKFNNKTNGITFRRWLESCNEDLADYIKELIGTGYLTDAEKLEELLKFSDNKEVYEKLEKIKKENKLKLKEYLQHTQGIVIDENSIIDTQIKRFHEYKRQQMNALYVIKKYLDIKNGKLPERKITVLFGGKAAPAYIIAQDIIHLILCLSEIINNDPEVNKYLNVYLVENYNVGLAEKIIPATDISEQISLASKEASGTGNMKFMLNGALTLGTMDGANVEICELVGKENIYIFGKHSDEIIELYEKEGYVSKDYYKQEGIKEVVDFITSKELVKLGNIERLERLHNELINKDWFMTLIDFKEYYEVKEKMLSDYENKELWYKKVINNIAKAGFFSSDRTIRQYENEIWKTKDKK